A window of Haloarcula sp. H-GB4 contains these coding sequences:
- a CDS encoding helix-turn-helix domain-containing protein, protein MSALTENAAPAPFTDEEFRDTLRELPPSAKLVAKVLEDDAPLSQGDLAESSLLPDRTVRYALNRLEESGLVDSRYSFTDARKQVYFLTV, encoded by the coding sequence ATGAGCGCATTAACTGAAAACGCTGCACCAGCACCTTTCACTGACGAGGAGTTCCGCGACACCCTACGGGAACTCCCGCCGAGCGCGAAGCTCGTTGCGAAGGTACTGGAAGACGATGCCCCGTTGTCACAGGGAGACTTAGCCGAGAGCTCACTGCTCCCGGATCGCACTGTCAGATATGCACTGAACCGGCTGGAGGAGTCCGGGCTGGTTGATTCGCGGTACAGTTTCACCGACGCACGCAAACAGGTTTATTTCCTCACGGTCTGA
- a CDS encoding glycosyltransferase family 2 protein, with protein sequence MDISVVVPTLNGREELTGCLDALTEQVPDAEVIVVNGPSADGTTGMVRDRDDISILVEIADRSVTVARNAGIDRATGDVIALVHQSLSVESGWADAVKNGLSGAAQAITGPTHQQLWAGMTTETEETRTIAGRDVTYFNPGNVAFDAEVVEALDGFDEYLNVGSARDFAHRMAAGEYGVDWSTEMCASREFEADGGIAETDWNWKYRSLAYRLVKNYNVRPTVVRRILSHAVGDAKDALVDVVRGETTPSQWLGTGQDVFGGVGSGVVDGFRARVTDRTARRNPNGRSARTNRAVTVYDWR encoded by the coding sequence ATGGATATCTCGGTAGTGGTCCCGACGTTAAACGGCCGGGAGGAGCTGACCGGCTGTCTGGACGCACTTACCGAGCAGGTCCCCGATGCCGAAGTGATTGTCGTCAATGGCCCGTCAGCCGACGGGACAACGGGTATGGTCCGCGATCGGGACGACATCTCTATTCTCGTCGAAATCGCCGATCGCTCGGTGACGGTCGCCCGCAACGCCGGGATCGACCGAGCCACAGGGGACGTTATCGCGCTCGTTCATCAATCACTCTCAGTCGAGTCTGGCTGGGCTGACGCCGTGAAAAACGGGCTTTCGGGGGCCGCACAGGCTATCACCGGGCCGACACACCAGCAACTGTGGGCCGGGATGACGACCGAAACGGAGGAGACGCGGACGATAGCCGGCCGCGACGTGACGTACTTTAATCCCGGCAACGTCGCGTTTGATGCCGAGGTGGTGGAAGCGCTCGACGGGTTCGACGAGTACCTGAACGTCGGCAGCGCCCGGGACTTCGCACACCGCATGGCTGCCGGTGAGTACGGCGTCGACTGGAGCACGGAAATGTGTGCCAGCCGCGAGTTTGAGGCTGATGGCGGCATCGCAGAGACCGACTGGAACTGGAAGTACCGCTCGCTCGCCTACCGGCTGGTGAAGAACTACAACGTCCGGCCGACCGTAGTGCGGCGAATCCTCAGTCACGCGGTCGGTGATGCGAAGGACGCGCTGGTCGATGTCGTGCGCGGGGAGACGACGCCGTCGCAGTGGCTCGGCACTGGGCAGGACGTGTTCGGTGGCGTCGGCTCCGGGGTCGTCGACGGGTTCCGGGCACGCGTGACCGACCGGACGGCTCGCCGGAATCCGAACGGTCGCTCCGCGCGCACGAACCGCGCGGTGACCGTGTA
- a CDS encoding PAS domain S-box protein, with protein MGEAGSAIRVLHVDDDRQYAETTAAFLKRERVKFDIEIATSATAGLRLLKTEAIDCIVSDYEMPGENGIDFLESVREDYPDLPFILYTGRGSEAVASDAISAGVTDYLQKTSDTSHYALLANRIVNAVEQYRSQRALEASKDRLSLFIDQSPLGFVEYTQDFEIIRVNDTLTDIFGYTKDELVGETWEVFVSDESYADVAQVTSELSEAAGGYHSVDQNVRKDGECIMVEWHNRLVTDDSGDVVTIFSHCQDVTERIEHEQNLAKLRDFFAGAEELGDLGAWEFDETGMLTWTEGTRRIHEVGDDFEPTVEDGLSFYHPEDREMVADAVDAALEDGEPYDIEARLITATGDHRWVRTHGKRVEGAEKRTVRGFFQDITEQKERERRLRIQNERLDSFASVVSHDLQGPLTTAQGHLELAQQEVTNEHLDSIDAAHERMQTLIDDILTLARDGREATTTEPVNLRTAATACWETIETENAVLEPDTDSIVLADPGRLRRLLGNLFRNCIAHGSESLPSQVQQDSMEHGSIGRSGQSGGAENDSGVTVTVGDIDDASGFYVADDGPGIPEDERKTVFEAGYSTASEGTGFGLAIVADIAAVHGWDISVTDSESGGARFEITGVDKEM; from the coding sequence ATGGGCGAGGCTGGTTCCGCCATCCGGGTGCTTCATGTCGACGACGACCGACAGTACGCAGAGACGACAGCGGCGTTCCTCAAGCGAGAGCGGGTCAAGTTCGATATTGAGATTGCAACGAGTGCCACAGCAGGCTTGCGTCTGCTCAAAACGGAGGCAATTGACTGTATCGTTTCTGACTACGAAATGCCGGGCGAGAATGGCATCGACTTCCTCGAATCCGTCCGCGAGGACTATCCTGACCTCCCGTTTATTCTGTACACGGGCCGTGGTAGCGAAGCCGTCGCCAGTGACGCTATCTCTGCAGGTGTCACTGACTACCTACAGAAAACATCCGACACCAGCCACTACGCCCTTCTCGCGAACCGGATCGTCAACGCCGTCGAACAGTACCGGTCACAGCGCGCCCTCGAAGCGAGTAAAGACCGGCTCTCGCTGTTTATCGACCAGTCGCCGCTCGGGTTCGTTGAGTATACTCAGGACTTCGAAATCATCCGCGTCAACGACACCCTCACAGATATCTTCGGCTACACGAAGGACGAACTGGTCGGGGAAACGTGGGAGGTATTTGTCAGCGACGAAAGCTACGCCGACGTCGCCCAGGTTACATCCGAACTCAGTGAGGCCGCTGGCGGCTATCATAGCGTTGATCAGAACGTCCGGAAAGACGGCGAGTGTATCATGGTCGAGTGGCACAACCGACTCGTCACCGACGATTCGGGCGATGTTGTCACTATCTTCTCGCACTGTCAGGACGTCACAGAGCGCATTGAGCATGAACAAAACCTCGCCAAGTTACGGGACTTCTTTGCCGGGGCTGAGGAGCTCGGTGACCTCGGTGCCTGGGAGTTCGACGAAACCGGGATGTTGACCTGGACAGAGGGCACCCGCCGCATCCACGAGGTCGGCGACGACTTCGAGCCGACAGTCGAGGACGGGCTGTCCTTCTATCATCCTGAAGACAGGGAGATGGTTGCGGACGCCGTCGATGCGGCACTCGAAGACGGGGAACCGTACGATATCGAGGCCCGACTCATCACTGCGACAGGTGATCATCGGTGGGTCCGAACCCACGGCAAACGCGTCGAGGGCGCGGAGAAGCGGACCGTTCGGGGCTTCTTCCAGGACATCACCGAACAGAAGGAGCGCGAACGCCGGCTCCGCATTCAGAACGAGCGGCTGGACTCCTTTGCCAGCGTCGTCAGCCACGACCTGCAGGGCCCACTGACGACTGCACAGGGCCATCTGGAGTTGGCCCAGCAGGAAGTGACCAACGAGCACTTAGACAGCATTGATGCCGCTCATGAACGGATGCAAACGCTTATCGACGATATCCTGACGCTGGCACGGGACGGCCGCGAGGCGACGACCACCGAGCCTGTCAACCTGCGAACCGCCGCAACTGCCTGCTGGGAGACTATCGAGACGGAGAACGCGGTCTTGGAGCCCGATACTGATAGCATCGTCCTTGCTGATCCCGGCCGGTTGCGGCGGCTGCTTGGGAATCTGTTTCGGAACTGCATAGCACACGGGTCGGAATCCCTGCCTTCTCAGGTGCAGCAAGACAGCATGGAGCATGGCTCGATAGGACGGTCGGGACAGTCCGGCGGGGCTGAGAACGACAGCGGAGTAACGGTTACTGTCGGTGATATCGACGACGCCAGCGGCTTCTACGTTGCTGACGACGGCCCAGGCATCCCCGAAGACGAGCGAAAAACGGTGTTCGAGGCGGGCTACTCGACTGCGTCTGAAGGCACTGGCTTTGGCCTCGCAATCGTGGCCGATATCGCCGCCGTCCATGGCTGGGATATCAGTGTGACCGACAGCGAATCAGGTGGTGCAAGGTTCGAAATTACTGGTGTCGACAAAGAGATGTAA
- a CDS encoding TRAM domain-containing protein: protein MEISDQLLCLFSADIRDEGDRYVVEVPRREIETGAVDSGSTYRVALISADEGTETDEETVSDTPPDQPQPPVEPGETRYVEIEDIGKQGDGIARVERGYVIIVPGAEIDERVKIEVTEVKSNFAVGEIIDDV from the coding sequence TTGGAAATCTCGGATCAACTGCTGTGTCTGTTCAGTGCCGATATCCGCGACGAGGGGGACCGGTATGTCGTTGAGGTCCCGCGTCGAGAGATCGAGACGGGCGCAGTCGACTCAGGCAGCACCTACCGCGTTGCGCTCATCTCCGCAGATGAGGGGACAGAGACGGATGAGGAGACGGTGTCAGACACGCCGCCGGACCAGCCACAGCCGCCGGTCGAACCGGGTGAGACGCGCTACGTCGAGATCGAAGATATCGGCAAGCAGGGCGACGGCATCGCTCGCGTCGAGCGCGGCTACGTCATCATCGTTCCGGGAGCCGAAATCGACGAACGAGTCAAGATCGAAGTTACCGAGGTCAAGTCGAACTTCGCGGTCGGCGAAATCATCGACGACGTGTGA
- a CDS encoding transposase, with the protein MKRTNTFAVRPLSDDGEQLLRDLLDASAALWNEVNYQRLMRYNDEDGFEDEGAWDADTGRLEGKYKGVLGASTAQQVIRKNSETWRGFFKLKDQYHDESNTSVTEHPEPPGFRGLGNRRFPMVGESKIRLDNEDDGRVLKGVIRNDAYTVEWGDRSRLEILVGSELKDRYDHTGRLRLEIAGNPNWPDYDNHGRLDLWYDETDCTFRASQPVTVSDDARDTPLADETAALDIGANNLVACTTTTGEQHLYEGRKLFQRFRETTQEIARMQSKLCRGRYSSKRIRRLYRKRTRRRDHAQEALCRDLLDRLYAEGVNTVYIGGLTDVLDTHWSVETNAKTHNFWSFKKFTERLVCTAEEYGISVEVRSEAWTSQECPQCGSTDRTMRHQDALTCPCGFEGHADLTASETFLERHTEQAVRPMARPVRFEWDDHNWSELPRSPARDSPKEQRTDPSTVHCDGNVASGEC; encoded by the coding sequence ATGAAGCGCACCAACACGTTCGCTGTGCGACCTCTCTCCGATGATGGAGAGCAACTGCTACGGGACCTGTTGGATGCCTCCGCCGCTCTCTGGAACGAAGTCAACTACCAGCGTCTCATGCGGTACAACGACGAAGACGGTTTCGAGGACGAGGGTGCATGGGACGCCGATACTGGCCGACTCGAAGGCAAATACAAAGGCGTGCTTGGTGCGTCCACCGCCCAACAGGTAATACGCAAAAACAGCGAAACGTGGCGCGGGTTCTTCAAACTGAAAGACCAGTACCACGATGAGTCAAACACGTCGGTCACGGAACACCCGGAACCGCCGGGCTTCCGTGGTCTTGGAAATCGAAGATTTCCAATGGTCGGCGAATCGAAGATTCGCCTCGACAACGAAGATGATGGGCGTGTTCTCAAAGGTGTTATTCGCAACGATGCATACACCGTCGAGTGGGGCGACCGTTCTCGACTTGAGATACTGGTTGGGAGTGAGTTGAAAGACCGATACGATCACACTGGTCGGCTCCGGCTGGAGATCGCTGGCAACCCGAACTGGCCCGACTACGACAACCATGGCCGGTTGGATTTGTGGTACGACGAGACTGATTGCACCTTCCGAGCTTCGCAGCCCGTGACTGTTTCTGACGACGCACGGGACACTCCACTGGCCGACGAAACGGCCGCTCTGGATATTGGTGCGAACAACCTCGTTGCCTGTACTACAACGACCGGCGAGCAACACCTGTACGAAGGTCGTAAGCTATTCCAGCGGTTCCGTGAGACGACGCAAGAAATCGCCCGGATGCAGTCGAAACTCTGTAGGGGTCGATACAGTAGCAAGCGTATCCGGCGGCTGTACCGCAAGCGAACCCGTCGCCGCGACCACGCTCAAGAAGCACTGTGTCGTGACCTTTTGGATCGACTGTACGCCGAGGGCGTGAACACGGTGTATATCGGTGGCTTGACCGACGTACTGGACACGCACTGGTCGGTCGAGACGAACGCCAAGACCCACAACTTCTGGTCGTTCAAGAAGTTTACCGAACGACTGGTCTGTACCGCCGAGGAATACGGCATCTCTGTTGAGGTCCGGTCAGAGGCGTGGACAAGTCAGGAGTGCCCGCAGTGCGGTTCAACAGACCGAACGATGCGGCATCAGGACGCGCTCACCTGTCCGTGTGGGTTTGAGGGCCACGCCGACCTCACGGCGTCGGAGACGTTCTTAGAGCGGCACACAGAACAAGCAGTCAGGCCGATGGCACGGCCCGTGCGGTTCGAGTGGGACGACCACAACTGGTCGGAGTTGCCACGCTCTCCCGCGAGGGATAGTCCCAAAGAACAGCGCACAGACCCGAGTACCGTCCACTGCGACGGGAATGTTGCCTCTGGCGAGTGTTAG
- a CDS encoding MBL fold metallo-hydrolase — protein MDWHRADVSVPTRAPTGSTAAYVCGDEAALLVDPPDTDDALDSLLSDRSLAHIALTHHHPDHAGAVAHYARETGATVWAHRGRASAFEAATGVTPDRLFSGGTTIPTDTGPVTVIDTPGHAPEHVAFGTDGAVVSGDLAVAEGSVVVGAPEGDVRAYLASLRRLHARNPDVLLPGHGPRIETPRETCARLINHRLERERRVRDAVHDGAATLDEILEAAYEKDLTGVRDLARGTVLTHLKKLAVEGAISWDSERAAPNAAE, from the coding sequence ATGGACTGGCACCGGGCCGATGTGTCCGTCCCGACACGGGCACCGACCGGCAGCACGGCGGCATACGTTTGCGGCGATGAGGCGGCTCTTCTCGTGGACCCTCCAGACACCGACGATGCGCTCGATTCGCTTCTCAGCGACCGGTCCCTCGCACACATTGCACTCACGCACCACCACCCTGACCACGCCGGTGCCGTTGCACACTATGCCAGAGAGACAGGCGCAACGGTCTGGGCGCATCGCGGTCGGGCGAGCGCGTTCGAAGCCGCGACCGGCGTTACCCCCGACAGACTGTTCAGCGGCGGGACGACAATTCCAACCGACACCGGCCCAGTGACCGTCATCGATACGCCGGGGCACGCGCCGGAACACGTCGCCTTCGGAACGGATGGAGCCGTTGTCTCCGGTGACCTCGCCGTTGCCGAGGGTAGCGTCGTCGTCGGCGCACCCGAGGGCGACGTTCGGGCCTATCTCGCGTCACTTCGGCGACTCCACGCCAGAAACCCCGACGTGCTGTTACCGGGCCACGGCCCGCGTATCGAGACGCCGCGGGAGACCTGTGCACGACTCATCAACCACCGACTGGAGCGCGAACGGCGTGTTCGAGACGCTGTCCACGACGGGGCCGCTACGCTGGATGAAATCCTCGAAGCCGCCTACGAGAAGGACCTCACCGGCGTGCGCGATCTGGCACGCGGGACGGTGCTGACCCATCTTAAAAAACTGGCTGTCGAGGGTGCTATCTCATGGGACAGCGAGCGAGCCGCACCGAATGCAGCGGAGTGA
- a CDS encoding YkgJ family cysteine cluster protein, translating into MDSLETELERARALEESELADAIETIGFECTRCGACCKAESACGEGGESTDEVGGPIDGSGENADSAETDAEPHTATVFPDEIRQLQAAGEYDFRDVARPMPYGLADGPDGPEGETFEWALQTDDCGDCTFYAEGDDGTGACTVHGDRPLICRTYPFSVALGGTSQPMGEAVGEEGIVRAHECEGLGRDISRSDAEELAAALKERAVRELTEAIGVRDTYRPVDPSAGQVVVHDSEGAKRPDGSPYE; encoded by the coding sequence GTGGACTCTCTGGAAACCGAACTCGAACGGGCCCGTGCCCTTGAGGAGTCGGAACTGGCCGACGCAATCGAGACTATCGGGTTCGAATGCACCCGCTGTGGAGCCTGCTGCAAGGCCGAGTCGGCGTGTGGCGAGGGCGGAGAGAGTACCGACGAGGTTGGCGGGCCCATTGATGGGTCTGGCGAAAACGCTGATTCGGCCGAAACCGATGCTGAACCCCACACTGCGACGGTGTTTCCTGACGAGATTCGGCAGCTACAGGCTGCCGGCGAGTACGACTTCCGCGACGTTGCCCGGCCGATGCCGTACGGATTGGCGGACGGGCCGGACGGCCCCGAAGGTGAGACGTTCGAGTGGGCGCTCCAGACCGACGACTGCGGCGACTGTACCTTCTACGCCGAGGGCGACGACGGCACAGGTGCCTGTACGGTCCACGGGGACCGTCCGCTTATCTGCCGGACCTACCCGTTCAGCGTCGCGCTCGGCGGGACGAGCCAGCCGATGGGCGAAGCCGTCGGCGAAGAAGGGATAGTCCGGGCCCACGAGTGTGAGGGGCTCGGCCGGGACATCTCCAGATCCGACGCCGAAGAGTTGGCCGCAGCGCTCAAAGAACGCGCCGTTCGAGAATTGACGGAAGCAATTGGCGTCCGCGACACCTATCGACCTGTCGATCCATCAGCCGGACAGGTCGTCGTTCACGACTCCGAAGGGGCAAAGCGCCCCGATGGCAGCCCTTACGAGTAG
- a CDS encoding class I SAM-dependent methyltransferase encodes MKGQEWYQADTVAEEYEAKRFSRGGRLIDRREKQAVLNAIGPVADKDVLEVACGTGRFTVMLAERGANITGLDISGPMLQQGREKAQATGVDDRVEFMRGDAARLPFPDNHFDTVFAMRFFHLADTPAAFLAEMRRVSKEQVFFDTFNRFSTRSIYNWALPMGSRLYSRWEIDRLLDGAGLELTDANHDWLLPYGFYRKIPNELAASFRSLDTALGGTPLGEKLASVSYWNTHV; translated from the coding sequence GTGAAAGGGCAGGAGTGGTATCAGGCCGACACCGTGGCCGAAGAGTACGAGGCCAAGCGGTTCTCCCGTGGCGGTCGGCTGATCGACCGACGAGAGAAACAGGCCGTCCTCAACGCAATCGGCCCCGTGGCCGATAAGGACGTGTTAGAAGTAGCTTGCGGGACCGGACGGTTCACTGTGATGCTGGCCGAGCGCGGCGCGAACATCACTGGACTGGACATCTCAGGACCGATGCTCCAGCAGGGCCGTGAGAAGGCACAGGCGACCGGTGTCGATGACCGCGTCGAGTTCATGCGGGGCGACGCCGCCCGACTCCCGTTCCCGGACAACCATTTTGACACTGTGTTTGCGATGCGCTTTTTCCATCTGGCGGACACGCCGGCGGCGTTTCTCGCAGAGATGCGCCGCGTCTCGAAGGAACAGGTCTTCTTCGATACGTTCAACCGGTTTTCGACCCGATCGATATACAACTGGGCGCTCCCGATGGGATCGCGGCTCTACTCGCGCTGGGAGATCGACCGCCTGTTAGACGGGGCCGGACTGGAACTGACTGACGCGAACCACGACTGGCTGCTTCCGTACGGCTTCTACCGGAAGATTCCGAACGAACTGGCCGCCTCGTTCCGGTCGCTCGATACGGCGCTCGGCGGCACGCCGCTCGGCGAAAAGCTGGCCTCGGTGTCGTACTGGAACACCCACGTATGA
- a CDS encoding MarR family transcriptional regulator: MTREGDVDEDKRATLRRFAALGAASPFARFGDSGSESDAPDAIAGYVSAHPGTHFSKLRDDLKLGTGEAQHHLHRLENEAVVTSQKDGDYRRYFPAGQFSEFEQVALGYLRRSTARGMLVTLLRRPDVTASELATELDVSRPTVSNYAADLESAGLLSRADGYAVTEPETVLTLLIRYADSFDDDVAALAGEADSLLRYDP; this comes from the coding sequence ATGACACGTGAGGGCGACGTTGACGAGGACAAGCGAGCGACGCTCCGTCGCTTCGCTGCCCTCGGTGCAGCGAGCCCGTTTGCCCGCTTTGGCGACAGCGGGAGCGAGAGCGATGCGCCCGATGCCATCGCCGGGTACGTCTCGGCACACCCCGGGACCCACTTCTCGAAGCTTCGCGACGACCTCAAACTTGGGACTGGTGAGGCCCAGCACCACCTCCATCGACTGGAAAACGAGGCCGTCGTTACCTCACAGAAAGATGGCGACTACCGGCGGTACTTCCCAGCCGGCCAGTTCTCCGAGTTCGAACAGGTAGCGCTTGGTTACCTGCGGCGATCGACGGCCCGCGGGATGCTCGTCACACTCCTCCGTCGCCCGGACGTGACGGCGTCGGAACTGGCCACCGAACTGGACGTTTCACGGCCGACAGTGAGCAACTACGCCGCCGATCTGGAGTCAGCCGGGCTCCTGTCCAGAGCAGACGGGTACGCGGTTACTGAGCCAGAGACCGTGCTGACGCTACTTATTCGGTATGCCGACTCGTTCGACGACGATGTCGCCGCGCTGGCCGGCGAGGCCGACTCACTGCTGCGATACGACCCGTGA